The Proteiniborus ethanoligenes genomic interval CCCCTCGGCACCTCTAGGGTTTCTGTTCTATCTGCCTTCAATTTATTTTTTAAATATGTGAATGCTGTCCAAGGATCTACCTCTTCTCCACATGTAAACAGGTCCACAGCAGCATAGCCATATTCAGGCCATGTGTGGATAGTTAGATGTGATTCTTGAATAACTACTGCTCCACTAACACCCCATGGATTAAATAGATGGAATACACTTTCCACAATTGTAGCTTTTGCAAGTTCTGCAGCTTTTTTCATGTGCTCTTCTATTAATGCATAATCATTTAATATGTCTTTGTCACAATTATAGAACTCAACTAAAATGTGTCTACCTAAATATTTGTCTTTCATTTAACACAGCCCCTTTCTTGCGAAGTAGAGTATTATTATATAAAAAGTTTACAGTAGCTAAACCTTTGGGCAAAATTTTTTTATTTAATAATATTAAACCCTAGGTTTAGTCATAATAAATATACTCTATAATTATATATTATGTCAATAGATTTTAGTGAATTTGTTTAATATGTAACTTGAGTGTTTTAGC includes:
- the speD gene encoding adenosylmethionine decarboxylase, whose protein sequence is MKDKYLGRHILVEFYNCDKDILNDYALIEEHMKKAAELAKATIVESVFHLFNPWGVSGAVVIQESHLTIHTWPEYGYAAVDLFTCGEEVDPWTAFTYLKNKLKADRTETLEVPRGIVDKIKKFSTEEIKEVKYKPDAV